In a genomic window of Balaenoptera ricei isolate mBalRic1 chromosome 3, mBalRic1.hap2, whole genome shotgun sequence:
- the GRIN3B gene encoding LOW QUALITY PROTEIN: glutamate receptor ionotropic, NMDA 3B (The sequence of the model RefSeq protein was modified relative to this genomic sequence to represent the inferred CDS: deleted 2 bases in 1 codon; substituted 1 base at 1 genomic stop codon) gives MEFVRAQWLGLALALGPGPAGGHPHRCGVLVRLGVSVRLGALLPRAPAARARARAALAWAALAPRLPHNLSLELVVAAPPARDPASLARGLCQALAAPGVAAVLAFPEARPALLQLHFLAAATETPVLSVLRREARAPLGSPNPFLLXLDWASPLDTLLDVLVSLLQAHSWEDVGLVLCPVRDPGGLVALWTSWAGRAPKLLLDLSRPDPGDAGLRARLAPLGLPAGGTAPVPVAILLGCNEAGARQVLQAAPPGPRWLLGTPLPAEALPTEGLPPGLLALGEVARPPLEAAIHDAVELVACALGSTARVQPERALLPATVNCNDLPLPGSESSGRLLARFLANTSFRGHTGPVRVTGSSQVHISRRFRVWSLRWDPRGAPAWATLGPGGRTGGRSQRRGGAARRPPPPPGAWARPKLRVVTLVEHPFVFAREPDEDGRCPEGQLCLAPSTNDSAALDALFAALADGSAPRALRRCCYGYCIDLLERLAEDAPFDFELYIVGDGKYGALRDGRWAGLVGDLMAGRARMAVTSFSINSARSQVVDFTSPFFSTSLGIMVRAWDTASPIGAFMWPLHWSMWLGVFTALHLTALFLTLYEWSSPFGLTPRGRNLGTVFSYSSALNLCYAILFGRTVSSKTPKCPTGRLLMNLWAIFCLLVLSSYTANLAAVMVGDKTFEELSGIHDPKLHHPSQGFRFGTVRESSAEAYIKKSFPEMYAHVRRHSAPTTPHGVAMLTSDPPTKLNAFIMDKSLLDYEVSIDADCRLLTVGKPFAIEGYGIGLPRNSPLTSNLSEFISCYKSSGFIDLLHDKWYKMVPCGKRVFTVTETLQMGLYHFSGRFVLLCRGLGSALLGSPGEHVFYRLALPRFRRGNKMEYWLHTSQRIHRALDTEPPEGQEEPEPSRSRTLWPPPPAPGGWTRVRRASVRERCTHFLLEPAVATAAAPVEDAPDADADAAGPPGGPVSLCSNGHPPAELFPGAPRPGELEQLEQRIVGTRERLRQALVQRGQLLAQLRDSTRDGPRSLLQASEEAPVAAR, from the exons ATGGAGTTTGTGCGGGCGCAGTGGCTCGGCCTGGCGCTAGCGCTGGGGCCGGGGCCCGCCGGGGGCCACCCGCACCGGTGCGGCGTCCTGGTGCGCCTGGGGGTCTCGGTGCGCCTGGGCGCCCTCCTGCCCCGCGCGCccgccgcccgcgcccgcgcccgcgccgccCTGGCCTGGGCCGCCCTGGCGCCGCGGCTGCCGCACAACCTGAGCCTGGAGCTGGTGGTCGCCGCGCCCCCCGCCCGGGACCCCGCCTCGCTGGCCCGCGGCCTGTGCCAGGCGCTGGCGGCACCGGGCGTGGCGGCCGTGCTAGCCTTCCCCGAGGCGCGGCCCGCGCTGCTGCAGCTGCACTTCCTGGCGGCGGCCACCGAGACCCCCGTGCTCAGCGTGCTGCGGCGGGAGGCCCGCGCTCCCCTCGGCTCCCCG AACCCCTTCCTCCTGTAGCTGGACTGGGCCAGCCCCCTGGATACTCTGCTGGACGTGCTGGTGTCCTTGCTGCAGGCGCACAGCTGGGAGGACGTTGGCCTGGTGCTCTGCCCCGTGCGGGACCCTGGTGGCCTTGTGGCCCTGTGGACAAGCTGGGCGGGCCGGGCTCCGAAGCTCCTGCTGGACCTGAGCCGGCCAGACCCAGGTGATGCAGGGCTGCGGGCCCGCCTGGCCCCACTGGGGTTGCCCGCGGGGGGAACGGCCCCAGTCCCTGTGGCCATACTCCTGGGTTGCAACGAGGCCGGCGCCCGGCAGGTGCTGCAGGCCGCACCCCCCGGGCCCCGCTGGCTGCTGGGCACGCCGCTGCCTGCCGAGGCACTCCCCACCGAGGGCCTGCCGCCTGGGCTGCTGGCGTTGGGCGAGGTCGCTCGGCCCCCGCTGGAAGCCGCCATCCACGACGCGGTGGAACTAGTGGCCTGTGCGCTGGGCAGCACGGCCCGCGTGCAGCCGGAGCGCGCCCTCCTCCCCGCCACGGTCAACTGCAATGACCTGCCGCTGCCCGGGTCCGAGTCCTCCGGCCGCCTCTTGGCACG GTTCCTGGCCAACACGTCCTTCCGGGGCCACACGGGGCCGGTGCGGGTGACCGGCTCCTCGCAGGTGCACATCTCCCGGCGCTTCCGCGTGTGGAGCCTCCGCTGGGACCCGCGGGGCGCCCCGGCCTGGGCAACGCTGGGCCCCGGTGGCAGGACGGGCGGCAGGAGTCAGAGGCGGGGGGGCGCGGCCAGgcggcccccacccccgccgggcGCCTGGGCGCGGCCCAAGCTGCGCGTGGTGACGCTGGTGGAGCACCCGTTCGTGTTCGCCCGCGAGCCGGACGAGGACGGTCGGTGCCCGGAGGGGCAGCTGTGCCTGGCCCCCAGCACCAACGACTCGGCCGCCCTGGACGCGCTCTTCGCCGCGCTGGCCGACGGCTCGGCGCCCCGCGCGCTGCGCAGGTGCTGCTACGGCTACTGCATCGACCTGCTGGAGCGCCTGGCGGAGGACGCGCCCTTCGACTTCGAGCTGTACATCGTGGGCGACGGCAAGTACGGCGCGCTGCGCGACGGCCGCTGGGCCGGCCTGGTGGGCGACCTGATGGCCGGCCGGGCGCGCATGGCCGTCACCAGCTTCAGCATCAACTCAGCCCGCTCGCAGGTGGTGGACTTCACCAGCCCCTTCTTCTCCACCAGCCTGGGCATCATGGTACGCGCATGGGACACGGCGTCGCCCATCGGCGCCTTCATGTGGCCGCTGCACTGGTCCATGTGGCTGGGCGTCTTCACCGCGCTGCACCTGACTGCGCTCTTCCTCACCCTCTACGAGTGGAGCAGCCCCTTCGGCCTCACGCCCCGCGGCCGCAACCTGGGCACCGTGTTCTCCTACTCCTCCGCCCTCAACCTCTGCTACGCCATCCTCTTTGGACGCACAGTGTCCAGTAAGACGCCCAAGTGCCCCACGGGCCGCCTCCTCATGAACCTGTGGGCCATCTTCTGCCTGCTTGTGCTGTCCAGCTACACGGCCAACCTGGCCGCCGTCATGGTCGGGGACAAGACTTTTGAGGAGCTGTCGGGGATCCACGACCCTAAG CTGCACCACCCGTCCCAGGGCTTCCGCTTCGGCACCGTGCGGGAAAGCAGCGCCGAGGCCTACATCAAGAAGAGCTTCCCGGAGATGTACGCACACGTGCGGCGCCACAGTGCGCCCACCACGCCCCACGGCGTCGCCATGCTGAC AAGCGACCCCCCCACC AAGCTCAACGCCTTCATCATGGACAAATCGCTCCTGGACTACGAGGTGTCCATCGACGCCGACTGCAGACTGCTGACCGTGGGCAAGCCTTTCGCCATCGAGG GCTATGGCATCGGACTCCCCCGGAATTCGCCGCTCACCTCCAACCTGTCCGAGTTCATCAGCTGCTACAAGTCATCCGGCTTCATCGACCTGCTGCATGACAAGTGGTACAAGATGGTGCCTTGTGGTAAGCGGGTCTTCACCGTTACAGAG ACCCTCCAGATGGGCCTCTACCACTTCTCCGGACGCTTCGTGCTGCTCTGCCGGGGCCTGGGCAGCGCTCTGCTCGGCTCGCCGGGCGAGCACGTCTTCTACCGCCTGGCGCTGCCGCGCTTCCGAAGGGGCAACAAGATGGAGTACTGGCTGCACACGAGCCAG AGAATCCATCGCGCCCTCGACACAGAGCCGCCCGAGGGGCAGGAGGAGCCGGAGCCGAG CCGCAGCAGGACACTCTGGCCGCCCCCGCCGGCCCCGGGGGGCTGGACACGGGTGCGCCGGGCCTCGGTGAGGGAGCGTTGCACGCACTTCCTGCTGGAGCCAGCCGTGGCCACCGCTGCCGCTCCCGTTGAGGATGCCCCAGACGCGGATGCAGATGCAGCCGGGCCGCCCGGGGGCCCCGTCTCGCTCTGCTCCAACGGCCACCCGCCCGCCGAGCTGTTCCCTGGCGCCCCGCGCCCCGGGGAGCTAGAGCAGCTGGAGCAGCGCATCGTGGGCACACGCGAGAGGCTCCGCCAGGCGCTGGTGCAGCGCGGGCAGCTCCTCGCCCAGCTCAGGGACAGCACCCGCGACGGGCCGCGCAGCCTGCTCCAGGCCTCCGAGGAAGCACCCGTGGCCGCCCGGTGA
- the WDR18 gene encoding WD repeat-containing protein 18 isoform X2: MTHVRGGGEGKMAAPMEVAVCTDSAAQLWSCVVWELHSGANLLTYRGGQAGPRGLALLNGEYLLAAQLGKNYISAWELQRKDQLQQKIMCPGPVTCLTTSPNGLYVLAGIAESIYLWEVSTGNLLVILSRHYQDVSCLQFTGDSSHFVSGGKDCLVLAWSLCSVLQADPSRTPGPRHVWSRHTLPITDLHCGFGGPLARVATASLDQTVKLWEISSGELLLSVLFDVSIMAVTMDLAEHHMFCGGSDGSIFQVDLCTWPGQREKSFQPEQDHGKVFRGHRNQVTCLSVSTDGSVLLSGSHDETVRLWDVQSQQCLRTVALKGPVTNACIMLAPISMLSSDFRPSLPLPHFNKHLLGTEHGDEPRHGGLTLRLGLHQQGSEPSYLERVEQLHGVMCSTLEKNVLGGQDQLRIRVAELEDEVRNLRKINRDLFDFSTRIITRPAK, from the exons ATGACACATGTCCGGGGCGGTGGAGAAGGAAAGATGGCGGCGCCCATGGAGGTGGCCGTGTGTACCGACTCGGCGGCCCAGCTGTGGAGTTGCGTCGTGTGGGAGCTGCACTCGGGCGCCAATCTGCTCACGTACCGCGGCGGCCAGGCCGGGCCTCGCGGCCTGGCGCTGCTCAATGGCGAGTACTTGCTGGCGGCGCAGCTGGGCAAGAACTACATCAGCGCCTGGGAGCTACAGAGGAAG GACCAGCTTCAGCAGAAGATCATGTGCCCCGGACCGGTCACCTGTCTCACCACGTCGCCCAACGGCCTCTACGTTCTGGCAGGGATCGCAGAGAGCATATACCTGTGGGAG GTTTCCACAGGGAACCTTCTGGTCATCCTGAGCCGCCACTACCAGGATGTGTCGTGCCTACAGTTCACGGGGGACAGCAGCCACTTCGTCTCGGGGGGCAAGGACTGCCTGGTGCTGGCTTGGAGCCTCTGCAG cgtGCTGCAGGCAGACCCCTCCCGGACCCCCGGACCCCGGCACGTGTGGTCTCGCCACACCCTCCCCATCACAGACCTGCACTGCGGCTTTGGTGGGCCCCTGGCCCGGGTGGCCACCGCCTCGCTGGACCAGACAGTGAAG CTGTGGGAGATCTCCTCCGGTGAGCTGCTGCTGTCTGTGCTCTTCGACGTGAGCATCATGGCCGTGACCATGGACCTGGCTGAGCATCACATGTTCTGCGGTGGCAGTGACGGCTCCATCTTCCAGGTCGACCTCTGCACCTGG CCCgggcagagagagaagagctTCCAGCCGGAGCAGGACCACGGGAAGGTGTTCAGAGGGCACAG GAACCAGGTGACCTGCCTGTCAGTGTCCACGGACGGCAGCGTGCTCCTCTCGGGCTCCCACGACGAGACGGTGCGCCTCTGGGATGTGCAGAGCCAGCAGTGCCTCAGGACGGTGGCTCTCAAAG GCCCCGTGACCAACGCCTGCATCATGCTGGCGCCCATCAGCATGCTGAGCTCCGACTTCAGGCCCAGCCTGCCCTTGCCCCACTTCAACAAGCACCTGCTGGGCACGGAGCATGGGGATGAGCCGCGCCACGGGGGCCTCACGCTGCGCCTGGGCCTCCACCAGCAG GGGTCAGAGCCCAGCTACCTGGAGCGGGTGGAACAGCTGCACGGGGTGATGTGCAGCACGTTGGAGAAG AACGTGCTGGGTGGCCAGGACCAGCTACGGATCCGCGTGGCAGAGCTGGAGGACGAGGTGCGGAACCTGCGCAAGATCAACCGCGACCTATTCGACTTCTCCACGCGCATCATCACTCGGCCGGCCAAGTGA
- the WDR18 gene encoding WD repeat-containing protein 18 isoform X3, translating into MTHVRGGGEGKMAAPMEVAVCTDSAAQLWSCVVWELHSGANLLTYRGGQAGPRGLALLNGEYLLAAQLGKNYISAWELQRKDQLQQKIMCPGPVTCLTTSPNGLYVLAGIAESIYLWEVSTGNLLVILSRHYQDVSCLQFTGDSSHFVSGGKDCLVLAWSLCSVLQADPSRTPGPRHVWSRHTLPITDLHCGFGGPLARVATASLDQTVKLWEISSGELLLSVLFDVSIMAVTMDLAEHHMFCGGSDGSIFQVDLCTWPGQREKSFQPEQDHGKVFRGHRNQVTCLSVSTDGSVLLSGSHDETVRLWDVQSQQCLRTVALKGPVTNACIMLAPISMLSSDFRPSLPLPHFNKHLLGTEHGDEPRHGGLTLRLGLHQQPDGCPDLRKPWNLPERERATHRVLFQGPIRTQRGQSPATWSGWNSCTG; encoded by the exons ATGACACATGTCCGGGGCGGTGGAGAAGGAAAGATGGCGGCGCCCATGGAGGTGGCCGTGTGTACCGACTCGGCGGCCCAGCTGTGGAGTTGCGTCGTGTGGGAGCTGCACTCGGGCGCCAATCTGCTCACGTACCGCGGCGGCCAGGCCGGGCCTCGCGGCCTGGCGCTGCTCAATGGCGAGTACTTGCTGGCGGCGCAGCTGGGCAAGAACTACATCAGCGCCTGGGAGCTACAGAGGAAG GACCAGCTTCAGCAGAAGATCATGTGCCCCGGACCGGTCACCTGTCTCACCACGTCGCCCAACGGCCTCTACGTTCTGGCAGGGATCGCAGAGAGCATATACCTGTGGGAG GTTTCCACAGGGAACCTTCTGGTCATCCTGAGCCGCCACTACCAGGATGTGTCGTGCCTACAGTTCACGGGGGACAGCAGCCACTTCGTCTCGGGGGGCAAGGACTGCCTGGTGCTGGCTTGGAGCCTCTGCAG cgtGCTGCAGGCAGACCCCTCCCGGACCCCCGGACCCCGGCACGTGTGGTCTCGCCACACCCTCCCCATCACAGACCTGCACTGCGGCTTTGGTGGGCCCCTGGCCCGGGTGGCCACCGCCTCGCTGGACCAGACAGTGAAG CTGTGGGAGATCTCCTCCGGTGAGCTGCTGCTGTCTGTGCTCTTCGACGTGAGCATCATGGCCGTGACCATGGACCTGGCTGAGCATCACATGTTCTGCGGTGGCAGTGACGGCTCCATCTTCCAGGTCGACCTCTGCACCTGG CCCgggcagagagagaagagctTCCAGCCGGAGCAGGACCACGGGAAGGTGTTCAGAGGGCACAG GAACCAGGTGACCTGCCTGTCAGTGTCCACGGACGGCAGCGTGCTCCTCTCGGGCTCCCACGACGAGACGGTGCGCCTCTGGGATGTGCAGAGCCAGCAGTGCCTCAGGACGGTGGCTCTCAAAG GCCCCGTGACCAACGCCTGCATCATGCTGGCGCCCATCAGCATGCTGAGCTCCGACTTCAGGCCCAGCCTGCCCTTGCCCCACTTCAACAAGCACCTGCTGGGCACGGAGCATGGGGATGAGCCGCGCCACGGGGGCCTCACGCTGCGCCTGGGCCTCCACCAGCAG CCTGATGGCTGCCCTGACCTCAGGAAGCCCTGGAACCTTCCAGAGAGGGAGCGGGCCACGCACAGGGTGTTGTTCCAGGGGCCGATCAGGACCCAGAG GGGTCAGAGCCCAGCTACCTGGAGCGGGTGGAACAGCTGCACGGGGTGA
- the WDR18 gene encoding WD repeat-containing protein 18 isoform X1: MTHVRGGGEGKMAAPMEVAVCTDSAAQLWSCVVWELHSGANLLTYRGGQAGPRGLALLNGEYLLAAQLGKNYISAWELQRKDQLQQKIMCPGPVTCLTTSPNGLYVLAGIAESIYLWEVSTGNLLVILSRHYQDVSCLQFTGDSSHFVSGGKDCLVLAWSLCSVLQADPSRTPGPRHVWSRHTLPITDLHCGFGGPLARVATASLDQTVKLWEISSGELLLSVLFDVSIMAVTMDLAEHHMFCGGSDGSIFQVDLCTWPGQREKSFQPEQDHGKVFRGHRNQVTCLSVSTDGSVLLSGSHDETVRLWDVQSQQCLRTVALKGPVTNACIMLAPISMLSSDFRPSLPLPHFNKHLLGTEHGDEPRHGGLTLRLGLHQQAPGAPPCLSSAWPALHTEAGLCLLSLRLGVTRAFGAVHAPPGGLMDGCARLRAAGPGQRAQTGSSGRRMASGQQQGPSSHRAGEPSQGWRL, encoded by the exons ATGACACATGTCCGGGGCGGTGGAGAAGGAAAGATGGCGGCGCCCATGGAGGTGGCCGTGTGTACCGACTCGGCGGCCCAGCTGTGGAGTTGCGTCGTGTGGGAGCTGCACTCGGGCGCCAATCTGCTCACGTACCGCGGCGGCCAGGCCGGGCCTCGCGGCCTGGCGCTGCTCAATGGCGAGTACTTGCTGGCGGCGCAGCTGGGCAAGAACTACATCAGCGCCTGGGAGCTACAGAGGAAG GACCAGCTTCAGCAGAAGATCATGTGCCCCGGACCGGTCACCTGTCTCACCACGTCGCCCAACGGCCTCTACGTTCTGGCAGGGATCGCAGAGAGCATATACCTGTGGGAG GTTTCCACAGGGAACCTTCTGGTCATCCTGAGCCGCCACTACCAGGATGTGTCGTGCCTACAGTTCACGGGGGACAGCAGCCACTTCGTCTCGGGGGGCAAGGACTGCCTGGTGCTGGCTTGGAGCCTCTGCAG cgtGCTGCAGGCAGACCCCTCCCGGACCCCCGGACCCCGGCACGTGTGGTCTCGCCACACCCTCCCCATCACAGACCTGCACTGCGGCTTTGGTGGGCCCCTGGCCCGGGTGGCCACCGCCTCGCTGGACCAGACAGTGAAG CTGTGGGAGATCTCCTCCGGTGAGCTGCTGCTGTCTGTGCTCTTCGACGTGAGCATCATGGCCGTGACCATGGACCTGGCTGAGCATCACATGTTCTGCGGTGGCAGTGACGGCTCCATCTTCCAGGTCGACCTCTGCACCTGG CCCgggcagagagagaagagctTCCAGCCGGAGCAGGACCACGGGAAGGTGTTCAGAGGGCACAG GAACCAGGTGACCTGCCTGTCAGTGTCCACGGACGGCAGCGTGCTCCTCTCGGGCTCCCACGACGAGACGGTGCGCCTCTGGGATGTGCAGAGCCAGCAGTGCCTCAGGACGGTGGCTCTCAAAG GCCCCGTGACCAACGCCTGCATCATGCTGGCGCCCATCAGCATGCTGAGCTCCGACTTCAGGCCCAGCCTGCCCTTGCCCCACTTCAACAAGCACCTGCTGGGCACGGAGCATGGGGATGAGCCGCGCCACGGGGGCCTCACGCTGCGCCTGGGCCTCCACCAGCAG GCCCCCGGGGCCCCTCCCTGCCTGTCCTCAGCGTGGCCAGCCTTGCACACTGAGGCCGGGCTCTGTCTGCTGTCTCTGCGCCTCGGAGTCACACGAGCCTTCGGGGCTGTCCACGCCCCTCCCGGCGGCCTGATGGATGGCTGTGCCAGGCTCCGGGCTGCTGGCCCAGGGCAGCGTGCCCAGACGGGGTCCAGCGGGAGACGGATGGCCTCTGGGCAGCAGCAGGGTCCATCATCTCACCGGGCGGGTGAGCCCTCCCAGGGCTGGAGGCTCTAG